From the genome of Bacteroides sp. MSB163, one region includes:
- a CDS encoding DUF4469 domain-containing protein, with amino-acid sequence MATNDIKYTLNAQLADNSVTVDDKNDRILALVSAGTADKQRVISEIMAINPGLEREVVEAVINLEQRVVKKMALSGYNVNMGLYHAVAQFTGVVLNKAWNPERNSVYVAFTQGADMREAIRATGVNIIGEKGSTMFVAGTQDTATRATNATATAGRNFTLTGSKLKIAGTDPAVGITLTSASGVVTKVTEDLWAVNDPSKLVFIIPAELENGEYTLTVTTQYSTNGKTLLKTPRSVSQTIYLGEAPSGGGDSGNTGGGGLDENPLG; translated from the coding sequence ATGGCAACAAACGACATCAAGTATACCTTGAATGCCCAGCTGGCAGACAACTCCGTCACCGTTGACGACAAGAACGACCGCATCCTAGCCCTCGTTTCCGCCGGCACCGCTGACAAACAGCGCGTCATCTCCGAAATCATGGCAATAAACCCGGGTCTGGAACGAGAGGTTGTGGAAGCAGTCATCAATCTGGAGCAACGGGTGGTAAAGAAAATGGCCCTCAGCGGCTACAACGTCAATATGGGTCTGTATCACGCCGTAGCCCAATTCACCGGCGTGGTGCTGAACAAGGCGTGGAACCCGGAACGCAACTCGGTCTACGTCGCCTTCACCCAAGGCGCTGACATGCGTGAAGCCATCCGAGCCACCGGTGTCAACATCATCGGCGAAAAGGGAAGCACCATGTTCGTGGCAGGCACGCAGGACACCGCCACCCGCGCCACCAACGCCACCGCCACCGCGGGACGCAACTTCACCCTGACCGGCTCGAAACTGAAAATAGCGGGCACCGACCCAGCCGTGGGCATCACGCTGACATCCGCCTCGGGCGTAGTCACCAAAGTCACCGAAGACCTCTGGGCGGTGAACGATCCCTCAAAGCTCGTCTTCATCATCCCCGCCGAACTGGAGAACGGAGAGTACACGCTCACCGTCACCACTCAATACAGCACCAACGGCAAGACCTTGCTCAAGACGCCACGAAGCGTTTCGCAAACCATCTACCTGGGCGAAGCTCCCTCAGGAGGAGGCGACAGCGGAAACACCGGAGGAGGAGGACTGGACGAAAATCCACTGGGATGA
- a CDS encoding ATP-binding protein, with the protein MEEIKRIPYGVSSFVEVVEQNQYYVDKTMYLPLLERQPNYLFLIRPRRFGKSIFLGMLRAYYDLAQKEKFAARFGNLWIGSRPTPLQGAFQVLYMDFSRIGGQGEGLAQNFNDYCSMCVDNFASIYESYYYPGFVREMKEQSGFRNKLNYLDMKAKETGARLYLIIDEYDNFTNVVLNEEGEGVYHAITHASGFYREVFKKFKGMFERIFMIGVSPVTLDDLSSGFNIGWNISTEPIFNMMLGFSETDVRAILQYYKDAGEHNGDVDTMITEMKPWYDNYCFAKASLERDPKMFNCDMVFYYLRNYMNYGTSPEQMIDPNTRTDYNKMKKLIQLDKLDGDRKGVLRRITEEGQIITNLATSFPAEQIAKAEIFPSLLFYYGMLTITGTDGDQLVLSIPNNNVRKQYYEYLLEGYQSEKYIDLSNLRTIYKDMAYHGNWRQSLEFIACAYKNHSSVRSLIEGERNIQGFFTAYLSISAYYLTAPEVELNHGFCDMFLMPDLQRYPEVAHSYILELKYLPAKDYESKGGQQWLDAVDQIHGYAQGPRVQQLAQGTQLHCIVMQFSGWEMVKAEEV; encoded by the coding sequence ATGGAAGAGATAAAGAGAATACCCTACGGTGTATCCAGCTTCGTGGAAGTGGTGGAACAAAACCAATATTATGTGGACAAAACCATGTACCTGCCCCTGCTGGAGCGGCAGCCCAATTATCTGTTCCTCATCCGCCCCCGCCGCTTCGGCAAAAGCATCTTTCTGGGCATGTTGCGGGCTTACTACGACCTTGCCCAAAAGGAAAAGTTCGCCGCCCGCTTCGGAAACCTGTGGATAGGCAGCCGACCTACGCCGCTGCAAGGAGCCTTTCAGGTGCTGTACATGGATTTCTCGCGCATAGGCGGACAAGGAGAAGGACTGGCGCAGAACTTCAACGATTATTGCAGCATGTGTGTGGATAACTTCGCTTCCATTTATGAATCATACTACTATCCCGGGTTTGTCCGGGAAATGAAGGAACAATCCGGCTTCAGGAATAAACTGAACTATCTGGACATGAAAGCCAAAGAGACGGGTGCCCGCCTCTACCTCATCATCGACGAATACGACAATTTCACCAACGTAGTGCTCAACGAAGAAGGCGAAGGCGTTTATCATGCCATCACCCACGCCAGCGGGTTCTATCGCGAAGTCTTCAAGAAGTTCAAAGGTATGTTCGAGCGCATCTTCATGATAGGTGTCAGCCCCGTTACGCTGGATGACTTGAGCAGTGGATTCAACATCGGATGGAACATCAGTACCGAACCCATATTCAACATGATGCTGGGATTCAGCGAAACAGATGTACGTGCGATTCTGCAATATTATAAAGATGCCGGAGAGCACAACGGTGACGTGGATACCATGATTACGGAAATGAAGCCCTGGTACGACAACTACTGCTTCGCCAAAGCGAGTCTGGAACGCGACCCGAAGATGTTCAATTGCGACATGGTGTTCTATTACCTCCGCAACTACATGAATTATGGCACTTCACCCGAACAGATGATTGACCCCAACACCCGCACCGACTACAACAAGATGAAGAAACTCATTCAACTGGACAAGTTGGACGGCGACCGCAAGGGGGTACTGCGCCGTATCACCGAGGAAGGGCAGATTATCACCAACCTCGCCACCTCCTTTCCCGCCGAGCAAATCGCCAAGGCGGAGATATTCCCCAGCCTGCTCTTCTACTACGGCATGCTCACCATCACCGGAACAGACGGAGACCAGCTGGTGCTGAGCATCCCCAACAATAATGTGCGCAAGCAATATTACGAATACCTGCTCGAAGGTTATCAAAGCGAAAAGTACATCGACCTGAGCAACCTGCGTACCATCTATAAAGATATGGCATACCATGGTAACTGGCGGCAGTCACTCGAATTTATTGCCTGCGCCTACAAGAATCACTCCTCCGTGCGCAGTCTCATCGAAGGTGAACGAAACATCCAAGGTTTCTTCACCGCCTACCTCAGTATCAGCGCTTACTACCTCACCGCCCCTGAAGTGGAACTGAACCACGGCTTCTGCGACATGTTCCTCATGCCCGACCTGCAACGTTACCCCGAAGTGGCTCACAGCTATATCCTGGAACTGAAGTATCTGCCGGCAAAAGACTATGAAAGTAAAGGTGGACAACAGTGGCTGGATGCCGTAGATCAGATACACGGTTATGCCCAAGGGCCAAGGGTACAACAACTGGCACAGGGCACGCAGTTGCACTGTATCGTGATGCAATTCAGCGGATGGGAAATGGTAAAAGCAGAGGAGGTATAA
- the trhA gene encoding PAQR family membrane homeostasis protein TrhA — protein MSITRKKKQNGLFYTKAEERINTLSHAAGILMGIIVGTIFLVKGYQSGNFWAVLGIWLYLFGMLGSYVASTLYHALKYHNPWKKRLRNWDHAAIYWHIAGSYSPVTLIALRDEGVWGWGLFGFIWLCAIIGTIVSFRKMEEHSNVETICFIVMGLSVLVAFKPLYAVAAGTCYWMIGEGICYITGAVFYSFRQRYMHSVFHFFVLGGSACHMMAVWLIL, from the coding sequence ATGAGCATCACCCGGAAAAAGAAACAAAACGGACTTTTCTATACGAAAGCCGAAGAGAGAATAAATACCCTCTCGCACGCCGCAGGCATCCTGATGGGGATTATTGTCGGCACGATATTTCTCGTAAAAGGCTATCAGAGCGGAAACTTCTGGGCTGTACTCGGCATCTGGCTCTATCTCTTCGGCATGCTCGGCTCTTACGTCGCCTCCACCCTCTACCATGCGCTGAAATACCATAATCCCTGGAAGAAACGGTTGCGGAACTGGGACCATGCAGCTATTTATTGGCACATTGCAGGCAGTTACTCGCCCGTTACGTTGATAGCACTACGGGATGAAGGCGTTTGGGGATGGGGATTATTCGGTTTTATCTGGTTATGTGCCATTATCGGCACCATCGTGAGTTTCCGCAAAATGGAGGAACATAGCAATGTGGAAACAATCTGCTTCATCGTTATGGGGCTGTCCGTACTGGTTGCCTTCAAACCGCTATATGCCGTTGCCGCAGGAACTTGTTATTGGATGATCGGTGAAGGCATCTGCTACATCACCGGGGCGGTGTTCTACTCTTTCCGGCAGCGCTATATGCATTCTGTTTTTCATTTCTTCGTATTGGGAGGTTCGGCATGCCACATGATGGCGGTGTGGCTGATTCTATAG
- a CDS encoding ABC transporter ATP-binding protein → MIKIENISYGYKSNHPIFNDISLEIGNGIYGLLGENGVGKTTLIHLLCGLLFPWKGECSIDGMNPAKREPALLSRYFFLPEEMQMPSESISAFATRHSAFYPHFNYKEFEQNLEELKIDRKQKLSAVSYGQQKKAMLAYAFALHTPLLILDEPTNGLDITSRQALKRIISRSIDDDSTLLISTHQAHDFENLLDHLIILGESEILLNRSLDEISQRLLFARTDSLPENSIYSEQELPGYFSVLPNEEEEENTPDIELLYKAMLQVPEKIKMII, encoded by the coding sequence ATGATAAAGATAGAAAACATCAGCTATGGCTACAAGTCTAACCACCCTATTTTCAATGATATATCTTTGGAAATAGGCAACGGAATATACGGACTTCTGGGAGAGAACGGCGTAGGTAAAACCACACTGATACATCTCCTTTGCGGACTACTTTTTCCTTGGAAAGGAGAGTGCAGCATTGATGGGATGAATCCGGCAAAAAGAGAACCCGCCTTATTGAGCCGTTACTTCTTTCTGCCCGAAGAAATGCAGATGCCTTCCGAAAGCATTTCCGCTTTTGCCACACGGCATTCCGCTTTCTATCCTCACTTCAACTACAAAGAGTTTGAACAGAATCTTGAAGAACTGAAGATTGACAGGAAGCAGAAGTTATCCGCAGTTTCTTATGGTCAGCAGAAAAAGGCGATGCTGGCATATGCCTTTGCACTGCATACCCCGCTCCTGATACTCGACGAGCCTACAAACGGACTGGACATCACATCCCGACAAGCTCTGAAACGTATCATCAGCCGCAGCATAGATGATGACAGTACGCTCCTCATCTCCACTCATCAGGCACACGACTTCGAGAACCTGCTGGATCACCTCATCATCCTCGGCGAAAGCGAAATCTTGCTGAACCGTTCGTTGGACGAAATCAGCCAGCGCCTCCTCTTTGCCCGGACAGACAGTCTGCCCGAAAACAGTATTTACAGCGAACAGGAATTGCCCGGATATTTCTCCGTGCTGCCTAATGAGGAGGAGGAAGAGAATACACCGGATATCGAATTGCTGTATAAAGCAATGCTGCAAGTGCCGGAAAAGATAAAAATGATAATTTAA
- a CDS encoding GntR family transcriptional regulator, which translates to MDFKTNKPIYQQIVDFCFSKILTREWTAGERVVSVRELSTQLAVNSRTVLKAYEYLQAEDIIYPERGMGFYLSKDAMKKVMKIQKKEFFENQLADLFNIMDLLGISIDEITERYNKLKNSSS; encoded by the coding sequence ATGGACTTCAAGACCAACAAACCGATATACCAACAGATTGTAGACTTCTGTTTCAGCAAGATACTCACCCGTGAGTGGACGGCGGGCGAACGGGTAGTCTCGGTCAGGGAACTTTCCACGCAGCTTGCCGTGAACTCGCGCACCGTGCTGAAGGCCTACGAATACCTGCAAGCGGAGGACATCATCTATCCCGAACGGGGCATGGGCTTCTATCTTTCAAAGGATGCCATGAAGAAAGTAATGAAGATACAGAAGAAAGAATTCTTTGAAAACCAGCTTGCCGACCTGTTCAACATTATGGACCTGCTCGGCATCAGCATAGATGAAATAACAGAACGATATAATAAACTTAAAAACAGCAGTTCATGA
- a CDS encoding TonB-dependent receptor, whose product MKTKLFLLLFVLSALSAQAQNLTIKGRVTDTSQEAIIAANVSLWTTDSTLVTGVTSDAQGKFTLNKIKAGNYRLAITFIGYQSEVILLKLNNNLDLGDVQLQENAVSLGEVTVSASNVLQRVDRQIILPTESQLKRSFGAYDLLNNLGIARLQVDNFTNSMSVSGGGAVQTRINGIKVTDKEIAAVRAKDVLRVEFIEDPGKQYGDNELGAVVNIILRRRETGGVVNFQLSDSPHTLWGENFLSAKFNYKNSEWGIDYFNKNGKYHSRLESHETFYLSDRTIDRIKKGIEDESPALSFINNLNLTYNLTKADKYVFNAIFRNNLNNTPYQNELNKMWAVDDTKSIYSYVNNHSSSYSPALDLYFQHTLPHQQSIQMNVTGTLIHTKNNRKYKEYKNENTPLADIQTLVDGDKRSIIGEAIYEKSFKDIKLSGGARHYQMRTENEYKGSNPTTSKMDQAQTSAFFEVQGKVKDFSYAGSVGMTRAWFKESDEDHTYYTFTPTVRLSYNLKKAGFLRYRFNISPAIPSLGSLTDVEQAIDTIQIVRGNPLLKTYQQFTNSLSYSYSKKQFNANLSLRHQYYDSPIMESIFVEDGKLILKDENQRSFQSLNAELMIGTNGATLFGLKDFLTLYASGGYTRSWSEGLEYSHTYDEFYYSVMAQLQYKGFSLLGQFRKVQNNFFGETIKKNENQTAFMAMYAKQNFQAGIGVLFPFTNNYKVGKERISEVAPFRSETFVKETGQMFILRVGYTFEFGRKHKAGNKGLNNSDTDSGIIDMQR is encoded by the coding sequence ATGAAAACAAAACTATTTTTACTACTGTTTGTCCTCTCCGCACTCAGTGCGCAGGCACAGAACCTTACAATCAAAGGACGTGTTACAGATACTTCGCAAGAAGCCATCATAGCCGCCAATGTATCGCTATGGACCACGGACTCTACCTTGGTGACCGGAGTGACTTCGGACGCACAAGGCAAGTTCACTCTCAATAAAATCAAGGCGGGCAATTACCGCCTGGCCATTACTTTTATCGGCTATCAAAGTGAAGTCATCCTACTGAAACTGAACAACAACCTCGACCTGGGCGATGTACAGTTGCAGGAAAATGCCGTAAGCCTGGGTGAAGTGACCGTATCCGCCAGCAACGTGCTTCAACGCGTGGACCGTCAGATTATCCTGCCCACCGAGAGCCAGCTAAAACGCTCGTTCGGTGCCTACGACCTGCTGAACAACCTTGGCATCGCCCGCCTGCAAGTGGACAATTTCACCAACAGCATGAGCGTCAGCGGTGGCGGAGCCGTACAAACCCGTATCAACGGCATCAAAGTGACGGACAAGGAAATAGCCGCCGTCAGAGCCAAAGACGTGCTACGCGTGGAGTTCATCGAAGACCCAGGCAAGCAATACGGTGACAACGAACTGGGTGCTGTAGTCAATATTATCCTGCGTCGCCGCGAAACAGGTGGTGTGGTAAACTTCCAGCTTTCCGACTCGCCCCATACCCTGTGGGGAGAGAATTTCCTGAGTGCGAAGTTCAACTACAAGAACTCCGAATGGGGCATCGACTACTTCAACAAGAATGGCAAATACCACAGCCGCCTCGAATCTCACGAAACGTTCTATCTGAGCGACCGTACCATCGACCGCATCAAGAAAGGTATCGAAGATGAATCTCCAGCACTCAGTTTCATCAACAACCTGAATCTGACTTACAATCTGACAAAAGCGGACAAGTATGTATTCAACGCCATCTTTCGCAATAACCTCAACAACACTCCCTATCAGAATGAACTGAACAAAATGTGGGCGGTAGACGATACGAAATCTATTTATTCGTACGTCAACAACCATTCATCCAGCTATTCTCCGGCACTCGACCTTTACTTCCAACATACCCTGCCCCATCAGCAGAGCATTCAGATGAATGTGACGGGAACGCTCATCCATACCAAAAACAACCGGAAATATAAGGAGTACAAAAACGAGAATACACCACTGGCAGATATTCAGACACTGGTAGACGGTGACAAACGCTCCATCATCGGTGAGGCCATTTATGAAAAGAGTTTCAAGGATATAAAACTAAGCGGCGGTGCCCGCCACTATCAGATGAGGACGGAAAATGAGTACAAAGGTTCCAACCCCACAACTTCGAAGATGGATCAGGCACAGACCTCCGCTTTCTTTGAGGTGCAGGGCAAGGTAAAGGACTTCAGTTATGCAGGCAGCGTGGGCATGACGCGCGCCTGGTTCAAAGAAAGTGACGAAGACCATACTTACTATACTTTCACGCCTACCGTACGATTGAGTTATAATTTGAAGAAAGCGGGTTTCCTGCGCTACCGGTTCAACATCAGTCCCGCTATACCGTCGCTCGGTTCGCTGACGGATGTGGAACAGGCTATTGATACCATACAGATTGTCCGTGGTAACCCGTTACTGAAAACATACCAGCAGTTCACAAATTCCTTGTCCTACAGTTATTCTAAGAAACAGTTCAATGCCAATCTGAGCCTGCGCCATCAGTATTACGACAGTCCCATCATGGAAAGTATCTTCGTCGAGGATGGGAAACTGATACTGAAAGATGAAAACCAACGCTCGTTTCAAAGTCTGAATGCGGAACTGATGATCGGCACAAACGGGGCAACGCTGTTCGGACTGAAAGATTTCCTGACTCTTTATGCTTCGGGAGGATACACCCGCAGTTGGTCGGAAGGTTTGGAATACAGCCACACATACGATGAATTTTACTACAGTGTGATGGCGCAACTGCAATACAAAGGTTTCTCTTTGCTCGGGCAATTCAGGAAGGTGCAGAACAACTTCTTCGGTGAGACCATCAAGAAGAATGAAAATCAGACGGCATTTATGGCAATGTATGCCAAGCAGAACTTTCAGGCAGGGATTGGTGTTCTGTTTCCTTTCACCAATAATTATAAGGTGGGAAAAGAACGTATCAGTGAAGTGGCTCCCTTCCGTTCGGAAACTTTTGTGAAGGAGACGGGGCAGATGTTCATACTCCGTGTAGGCTATACGTTTGAGTTCGGCCGCAAACACAAAGCCGGAAACAAGGGATT